In Aquila chrysaetos chrysaetos chromosome 2, bAquChr1.4, whole genome shotgun sequence, the following are encoded in one genomic region:
- the RPF2 gene encoding ribosome production factor 2 homolog, with product MEALDRVVKPKTKRAKRFLEKREPKLKENTKNAMLIKGGNANLTVTEVLKDIYAVKKPFAVLYKKKNITRPFEDQTSLEFFSKKSDCSLFLFGSHNKKRPNNLIIGRMFDYHVLDMIELGIEKFVSLKDVKNSKCPEGTKPMLIFAGDMFDVNEEYRRLKSLLIDFFRGPSVPNIRLAGLEYVLHFTAVDGKIYMRSYKVLLKKSGCKIPRIELEEMGPSLDLVMRRTHLASDDLYKLSLKQPKALKPKKKKNISHDVFGTTYGRIHMQKQDLSKLQTRKMKGLKKRPAEKSAEDGGVSPKKSKSAS from the exons ATGGAGGCGCTGGACCGGGTCGT AAAGCCTAAAACTAAGAGAGCAAAAAGATTTCTTGAGAAGAGAGAGCCcaaacttaaagaaaatacaaaaaatgctATGCTCATAAAAGGAGGAAATGCAAACTTAACAGTGACTGAAGTGCTTAAAGACATT tatgCTGTGAAGAAGCCTTTTGCTGTACTGTATAAAAA gAAAAATATTACTAGGCCTTTTGAGGATCAAACATCATTG gaatttttttccaagaaatcagattgttctttgtttctgtttggctCTCATAACAAGAAGCGACCTAACAACCTGATAATAG GTCGCATGTTTGACTATCATGTCCTAGACATGATTGAGCTAGGCATTGAGAAGTTTGTATCCCTAAAAGATGTCAAG AACAGTAAATGTCCTGAAGGAACAAAACCGATGTTGATATTTGCTGGTGACATGTTTGATGTAAATGAGGAATACAGAAGACTGAAGAGCCTTCTTATTG atttcttcagAGGTCCTAGCGTGCCCAATATTCGTCTGGCTGGTTTAGAGTACGTTCTGCATTTCACAGCTGTAGATGGGAAAATTTACATGCGAAGCTATAA GGTGCTTCTGAAGAAATCTGGCTGTAAAATACCAAGAATTGAACTGGAAGAGATGGGACCTTCATTAGATCTGGTTATGAGGAGGACACATCTAGCTTCAGATGACCTTTATaagctgtctttaaaacaaCCGAAAGCCCTGAAG cctaagaagaaaaagaatatctCCCATGATGTTTTCGGTACAACTTATGGTCGAATCCACATGCAGAAGCAAGATCTTAGTAAACTGCAGACACGGAAAATGAAAGGGTTAAAAAAGAGGCCAGCAGAGAAGTCAGCTGAAGATGGTGGGGTTAGTCCCAAAAAGTCAAAATCAGCTTCATAG